A single Streptomyces sannanensis DNA region contains:
- a CDS encoding amidase — protein sequence MTELADLTARRLLAGYENGDFSPVEATRAALERIEQVQPLVNAFVRVDAEEALAQAEAATERRRRKEPAGLLDGVPVTVKDLLLTRGAPTLRGSRTVRAGNSWAEDAPSVARLRAHGAVLLGKTTTPEFGWKGVTDSPLTGITRNPYDTARTAGGSSGGSAAAVALGAGPLSIGTDGGGSVRIPAAFCGIFGMKPTYGRIPIAPASPFGTLSHAGPMARDAADAALLLDVISGEDWRDWSHLGPARALTPALAEGVEGLRIAYSPSFGGQVAVRPAVAAAVRTAVSRLAELGAYVEETDPDIADPVDAFHTLWFSGAARLVQPLGPAQRELLDPGLREICALGARYSALDYLAAVDVRTDLGRRMGRFHTAYDLLITPTLPVTAFEAGAEVPRGSGHRRWTGWTPFTYPFNLTQQPAATVPCGVDADGLPIGVQLIAARHRDAVVLRAAHALYEAGVAGLAGPPAPPSAHTP from the coding sequence ATGACCGAACTCGCGGATCTGACAGCCCGCCGGCTGCTGGCCGGCTACGAGAACGGCGACTTCTCCCCCGTCGAGGCGACCCGCGCCGCGCTGGAGCGGATCGAGCAGGTGCAGCCCCTGGTCAACGCCTTCGTCCGGGTCGACGCGGAAGAGGCCCTGGCGCAGGCCGAGGCAGCCACCGAGCGCCGGCGCAGAAAGGAGCCCGCGGGTCTGCTGGACGGAGTGCCGGTCACGGTGAAAGACCTGCTGCTGACGCGCGGCGCCCCCACCCTGCGCGGCTCGCGAACGGTACGCGCCGGGAACAGCTGGGCCGAGGACGCCCCGTCCGTGGCCCGCCTGCGCGCGCACGGCGCGGTCCTCCTCGGCAAGACGACCACCCCGGAGTTCGGCTGGAAGGGCGTCACCGACTCCCCGCTGACGGGGATCACCCGCAATCCGTACGACACGGCCCGGACGGCGGGAGGTTCGAGCGGGGGCAGCGCGGCCGCGGTCGCGCTCGGTGCGGGGCCGCTGAGCATCGGCACGGACGGCGGCGGTTCGGTCCGCATACCCGCCGCCTTCTGCGGGATCTTCGGCATGAAGCCCACGTACGGACGGATACCGATCGCCCCCGCCAGTCCCTTCGGCACGCTCTCCCACGCGGGTCCGATGGCCCGCGACGCCGCGGACGCCGCGCTGCTGCTGGACGTCATCAGCGGCGAGGACTGGCGGGACTGGTCCCATCTGGGCCCGGCGCGGGCCCTCACGCCCGCCCTGGCAGAAGGGGTCGAGGGACTGCGGATCGCCTATTCGCCGTCCTTCGGCGGTCAGGTCGCGGTGCGTCCCGCCGTCGCGGCCGCGGTGCGGACGGCCGTGAGCCGGTTGGCGGAGCTGGGGGCGTACGTGGAGGAGACGGACCCGGACATCGCCGACCCGGTGGACGCCTTCCACACCCTGTGGTTCAGCGGGGCCGCACGGCTGGTACAGCCACTGGGGCCGGCACAGCGGGAGCTGCTGGACCCGGGGCTGCGGGAGATATGCGCGCTCGGCGCCCGGTACAGCGCGCTGGACTACCTGGCGGCCGTGGACGTCCGGACGGATCTGGGCCGGCGCATGGGGCGCTTCCATACGGCGTACGACCTGCTGATCACACCGACGCTGCCGGTCACCGCGTTCGAGGCGGGCGCCGAGGTGCCGAGGGGGTCGGGGCACCGGCGCTGGACCGGGTGGACCCCCTTCACCTACCCCTTCAACCTCACCCAGCAGCCTGCGGCGACCGTGCCCTGCGGTGTGGACGCGGACGGACTGCCGATCGGCGTACAGCTGATCGCCGCGAGGCACCGGGACGCGGTGGTCCTGCGGGCGGCCCATGCCCTGTACGAAGCCGGGGTGGCGGGGTTGGCGGGGCCGCCGGCCCCTCCCTCTGCCCACACGCCATGA
- a CDS encoding cellulose synthase catalytic subunit has translation MTSTPTGARHNDDTSRTTQLRIPGQLRSGGSRLLSRKALPRYDYEHYSRLAGPLTQPDPDLPYKVQYRSLISQEPHRIRAALLLGAAPLVSLGLFVWLMQPDHWTERDPNLDDSTLLVLDIVMLVSIGLIELFRTMNVLSNAHATLVARDPVPVVPETGTRVAFLTSFVPGKEPLEMVTKTLEAAVKIRHRGLMHVWLLDEGDDPEVKKVCERLGVHHFSRKGVPEWNQAKGPHRAKTKHGNYNAWLQAHGGDYDFFASVDTDHVPLPNYLERMLGYFRDPNVGFVIGPQVYGNYDTFVTKAAESQQFLFHALIQRAGNRYGAPMFVGTSNAVRIKAIKQIGGLYDSITEDMATGFEMHRARNPETGRKWRSVYTPDVLAVGEGPSAWTDFFTQQLRWSRGTYETILKQYWRGLGTLPPGKFFNYTMMIIFYPMSALNWILAALSCALFLGMGASGVQIDPAIWMMLYGNASALQVGLYIWNRRHNVSPHEPEGSGGVAGMVMSALSAPIYARSLMDAVLRRKSKFVVTPKGDSSSPDTLFGTFRIHLFFILVFGGSLIASFFNGHDHPAMITWASLALLITAAPIIGWRYTVRAEKKKRREQPERQDVPPPSQAADPVPHTPHAPYAPHAPQHKPSWAATDQTMQTALGGREK, from the coding sequence ATGACGTCGACGCCTACCGGCGCCAGGCACAACGACGACACGTCCCGGACGACCCAGCTTCGGATACCCGGACAGCTGAGGTCCGGCGGATCCCGGCTCCTGTCGAGAAAGGCGCTTCCGCGGTACGACTACGAGCATTACAGCAGGCTCGCCGGGCCCCTGACCCAGCCCGATCCGGACCTGCCCTACAAGGTGCAGTACCGCTCACTGATCTCCCAGGAACCGCACCGGATCCGTGCGGCCCTGCTGCTGGGCGCGGCCCCACTGGTCTCGCTCGGCCTGTTCGTCTGGCTGATGCAGCCGGACCACTGGACCGAGCGCGACCCCAATCTCGACGACAGCACGCTGCTCGTCCTGGACATCGTCATGCTCGTCTCGATCGGTCTGATCGAGCTGTTCCGCACGATGAACGTCCTGTCGAACGCGCACGCGACCCTGGTCGCCCGTGACCCCGTCCCCGTCGTGCCGGAGACCGGCACCCGGGTCGCCTTCCTCACCTCCTTCGTGCCGGGCAAGGAGCCCCTGGAGATGGTGACGAAGACCCTCGAGGCGGCCGTGAAGATCCGCCATCGCGGACTGATGCACGTCTGGCTGCTGGACGAGGGCGACGACCCCGAGGTCAAGAAGGTCTGCGAGCGCCTCGGCGTGCACCACTTCTCCCGCAAGGGCGTCCCGGAGTGGAACCAGGCCAAGGGCCCGCACCGCGCCAAGACCAAGCACGGCAACTACAACGCCTGGCTCCAGGCGCACGGCGGCGACTACGACTTCTTCGCGTCCGTGGACACCGACCACGTACCGCTGCCCAACTACCTGGAGCGGATGCTCGGCTACTTCCGCGACCCGAATGTCGGCTTCGTCATCGGCCCGCAGGTCTACGGCAACTACGACACCTTCGTCACCAAGGCCGCCGAGTCGCAGCAGTTCCTCTTCCACGCGCTCATCCAGCGGGCCGGCAACCGCTACGGCGCTCCCATGTTCGTCGGTACGTCCAACGCCGTACGCATCAAGGCGATCAAGCAGATCGGCGGCCTGTACGACTCGATCACCGAGGACATGGCCACCGGCTTCGAGATGCACCGCGCCAGGAACCCGGAGACCGGCCGCAAGTGGCGCTCCGTCTACACCCCTGACGTGCTGGCCGTCGGTGAGGGCCCGTCAGCCTGGACGGACTTCTTCACCCAGCAGCTGCGCTGGTCGCGCGGTACGTACGAGACGATCCTCAAGCAGTACTGGAGAGGCCTCGGCACGCTGCCGCCGGGCAAGTTCTTCAACTACACGATGATGATCATCTTCTACCCGATGTCCGCCCTGAACTGGATCCTCGCGGCCCTCAGCTGTGCGTTGTTCCTGGGCATGGGTGCCTCGGGTGTCCAGATCGACCCCGCGATCTGGATGATGCTGTACGGCAACGCCTCCGCGCTCCAGGTCGGCCTCTACATCTGGAACCGCCGCCACAACGTCTCGCCGCACGAGCCCGAGGGCTCCGGCGGTGTGGCCGGCATGGTGATGTCCGCGCTCTCCGCGCCGATCTACGCCCGTTCCCTGATGGACGCCGTACTGCGGCGCAAAAGCAAGTTCGTGGTCACCCCCAAGGGTGACTCGTCCAGCCCGGACACCCTCTTCGGCACCTTCCGCATCCATCTGTTCTTCATCCTGGTCTTCGGCGGGTCCCTGATCGCCTCCTTCTTCAACGGCCACGACCACCCGGCGATGATCACCTGGGCCTCCCTGGCCCTGCTGATCACCGCGGCGCCGATCATCGGCTGGCGCTACACGGTCCGCGCGGAGAAGAAGAAGCGGCGGGAACAGCCCGAGCGTCAGGACGTCCCCCCACCGTCGCAGGCGGCCGATCCCGTGCCGCACACACCGCATGCGCCCTACGCGCCGCACGCCCCGCAGCACAAACCCAGCTGGGCCGCGACCGACCAGACCATGCAGACCGCTCTTGGGGGACGTGAGAAATGA
- a CDS encoding IclR family transcriptional regulator, protein MALKPEPTAPFHSVQYALRVLETVAKHGGGVSDAQIARECGLPTAHLTSMLRMLLSEGYVEQVTDGAYVAGDSLALLGSGATRKEAIEAKLQRTLDQLRDSVGAAVYISRYIDGEVRVTQFADGPHTPKVNEWVDFRSAAHASAVGKCLLTQLDRNGRRDHLSRHKIARLTSRTITSERLLFSKLDSQPPTVPVLDLQEYAVGTVCAAVPLTAGAAVGCLAVSLPIEHAHRLRSAADTLNRRAAPMALSLVL, encoded by the coding sequence GTGGCCCTGAAGCCCGAGCCGACTGCGCCGTTCCACTCGGTGCAGTACGCCCTGCGTGTACTGGAAACGGTCGCCAAGCACGGCGGCGGGGTGTCCGACGCCCAGATCGCCCGGGAATGCGGTCTGCCCACCGCTCATCTGACCTCGATGCTGCGGATGCTCCTGAGCGAGGGCTATGTGGAGCAGGTGACGGACGGCGCGTACGTGGCCGGTGATTCACTCGCCCTCCTCGGCTCGGGGGCCACCCGCAAGGAAGCCATAGAGGCCAAGCTCCAGCGGACCCTGGACCAGCTGCGCGACTCCGTGGGAGCCGCGGTCTACATCAGCCGCTACATCGACGGCGAGGTCAGGGTCACCCAGTTCGCGGACGGACCGCACACCCCCAAGGTCAACGAGTGGGTGGACTTCCGCTCCGCCGCGCACGCCAGCGCGGTCGGCAAGTGTCTGCTGACCCAGCTCGACCGGAACGGACGGCGCGACCATCTCTCCCGACACAAGATCGCCCGACTGACCTCCCGGACGATCACCAGCGAGCGGCTGCTCTTCTCCAAGCTCGACAGCCAGCCGCCCACCGTCCCGGTGCTCGACCTCCAGGAGTACGCGGTGGGCACGGTCTGCGCGGCCGTGCCCCTCACGGCGGGCGCCGCGGTGGGCTGCCTGGCCGTGTCCCTGCCGATCGAGCACGCCCACCGGCTGCGCTCGGCCGCCGACACGCTCAACCGCAGGGCCGCCCCGATGGCGCTCTCGCTGGTGCTCTGA
- a CDS encoding LLM class flavin-dependent oxidoreductase — protein sequence MDAIRGTAGGTAPVPLSVLDLVTVGSGRTATQALRTSVEIAKLAERRGYHRHWVAEHHSMPGVASSSPAVILAHLAAHTERIRLGSGGVMLPNHAPLVIAEQFGTLEALAPGRVDLGLGRAPGTDGATAAALRRTDRLHEGAEDFPQQLAELTRFLDDDFPDGHPYSRIHAVPGPVQGPSARPPVWLLGSSGFSARLAGTLGLPFAFAHHFSAANTVPALDLYRDSFRPSEVLDAPYALIGVSALAADEDREARRQVLTGALSMLRLRTGRPGLIPTPEEAEAYAFSALEREFVDSWLGNVVHGTAEEVRAGLDDLQKRTGADELMLTSNAHGSEARVRSYELIADVYGLPGAAG from the coding sequence GTGGACGCGATACGAGGAACGGCCGGGGGAACCGCACCCGTACCCCTGTCCGTACTGGACCTGGTGACGGTCGGCAGCGGCCGCACCGCGACCCAGGCACTGCGGACCAGCGTGGAGATCGCCAAGCTCGCCGAACGGCGCGGCTACCACCGCCACTGGGTCGCCGAACACCACTCCATGCCCGGCGTCGCCTCCTCGTCCCCCGCGGTGATCCTCGCCCACCTCGCCGCCCACACCGAGCGGATCCGGCTCGGCTCGGGCGGCGTCATGCTGCCCAACCACGCCCCGCTCGTGATCGCCGAACAATTCGGCACCCTGGAGGCGCTCGCCCCGGGCCGCGTCGACCTCGGTCTCGGCCGCGCGCCAGGCACGGACGGGGCGACGGCCGCCGCCCTGCGGCGCACCGACCGTCTCCACGAGGGCGCCGAGGACTTCCCGCAGCAGCTCGCCGAGCTGACCCGCTTCCTGGACGACGACTTCCCCGACGGCCATCCGTACTCCCGCATCCACGCGGTGCCGGGCCCCGTCCAGGGGCCGTCGGCCCGCCCGCCCGTCTGGCTGCTCGGTTCCTCGGGCTTCAGCGCCCGGCTGGCCGGGACGCTGGGCCTGCCGTTCGCCTTCGCCCACCACTTCTCGGCGGCGAACACCGTGCCGGCGCTGGACCTCTACCGGGACTCCTTCCGGCCCTCCGAGGTGCTCGACGCGCCCTACGCCCTGATCGGCGTCTCCGCGCTGGCCGCGGACGAGGACCGGGAGGCGCGGCGCCAGGTCCTGACCGGCGCCCTGTCGATGCTCCGCCTGCGCACCGGGCGGCCCGGGCTGATCCCGACGCCCGAGGAGGCCGAGGCGTACGCATTCAGTGCCCTGGAGCGGGAGTTCGTGGACAGCTGGCTCGGCAATGTCGTGCACGGCACGGCGGAGGAGGTACGGGCCGGGCTCGACGACCTTCAGAAGCGGACCGGTGCGGACGAGTTGATGCTCACGTCGAACGCGCACGGTTCCGAGGCCAGGGTGCGGTCGTACGAACTCATCGCGGACGTGTACGGGTTGCCCGGGGCAGCCGGGTGA
- a CDS encoding SPFH domain-containing protein, whose product MQGQLPPRPALEDALEDALEDTEEQPPARPASEDGHSGPPDGERPDRSAESARRSAVIKNETTAEIPVHLLFRDDTGPVPTVTTRPAPRVDQQRRPPAPAVPTRPAPPADPGLREHQGHALPGVAAVLVGAAALAGCGAVMWWAGALPDPLRTMLGVSGRPYEGIGLIHWALLVLCVMLALFAFCGLARMGVGQAWVLTLYGDYRGSVRRTGLVWVNPLLLRRQVDVRLRHWRSEPMPAVDADGTALEVVVLVVWRIRDTARAAFGVADHAVYLREQVEAVLARVLSQLPADAFHEDAPTLRDAEAVGDVLTRTLKAEAEPAGIEVYSAQPTRIEYAPEVAAVMQRRRIAAIDAKCRDSVLTSVVDAVEDTMGRLTGRGLIELDDYERKAMVKDLTVAFYTGLDVARPR is encoded by the coding sequence ATGCAGGGTCAACTTCCACCCCGTCCGGCACTCGAGGACGCACTCGAGGACGCACTCGAGGACACAGAGGAGCAACCGCCGGCCCGCCCGGCGTCCGAGGACGGACACTCCGGCCCGCCGGACGGAGAACGCCCCGACCGGAGTGCCGAGTCCGCGCGGCGGAGCGCGGTGATCAAGAACGAGACCACCGCCGAGATTCCCGTGCACCTCCTCTTCCGCGACGACACCGGCCCGGTCCCCACCGTGACGACGCGGCCGGCGCCGCGCGTCGATCAGCAGCGCCGCCCGCCCGCGCCCGCCGTGCCCACGCGCCCCGCGCCGCCGGCCGATCCGGGGCTGCGTGAGCACCAGGGGCACGCGCTGCCGGGCGTGGCGGCGGTGCTCGTCGGGGCCGCCGCGCTCGCCGGCTGCGGCGCGGTGATGTGGTGGGCGGGCGCGCTGCCCGATCCGCTGCGCACGATGCTCGGGGTTTCCGGCCGCCCGTACGAGGGGATCGGCCTCATCCACTGGGCGCTGCTGGTGCTCTGCGTGATGCTCGCGCTCTTCGCCTTCTGCGGGCTCGCACGTATGGGGGTCGGACAGGCCTGGGTGCTCACCCTCTACGGCGACTACCGGGGGAGCGTGCGGCGCACCGGACTGGTCTGGGTGAACCCGCTGCTGCTGCGCCGACAGGTGGACGTACGGCTGCGGCACTGGCGCAGTGAGCCGATGCCGGCCGTGGACGCGGACGGCACCGCGCTCGAGGTCGTCGTGCTGGTCGTCTGGCGGATCAGGGACACCGCGCGGGCGGCGTTCGGTGTGGCGGATCACGCCGTCTATCTGCGGGAGCAGGTCGAGGCGGTGCTGGCGAGGGTGCTCTCGCAGCTGCCGGCCGATGCCTTTCACGAGGACGCCCCGACGCTGCGCGATGCCGAGGCGGTGGGTGACGTGCTGACGCGGACGCTGAAGGCGGAGGCGGAGCCGGCCGGGATCGAGGTCTACTCGGCCCAGCCGACCCGTATCGAGTACGCGCCCGAGGTGGCCGCGGTGATGCAGCGGCGGCGGATCGCCGCGATCGACGCCAAGTGCCGGGACAGTGTGCTCACCTCGGTGGTGGACGCGGTGGAGGACACGATGGGCCGGCTGACCGGGCGCGGTCTCATCGAGCTCGACGACTACGAACGCAAGGCGATGGTGAAGGACCTGACGGTGGCCTTCTACACGGGCCTGGACGTCGCGAGGCCCCGCTAG
- a CDS encoding peptidoglycan-binding protein, translating into MISRNFTMPVFEEFEPLIDCGCPGCVQRRRERGHTLPPRAGGHPAARGARRALVLVTAAGMALAGGGGSIAAAHAPAGRSHPGPPQPARANPQSDTPQGRASALHGGRQGNPGPPLGPAALPRTTRADIINRAKKWVEASVPYSMSGYWTDGYRQDCSGFVSMAWGLGANQWTGSLARFATPLRLEELQPGDMLLFHNPANPMNGSHVVIFGGWTDYRKTSYIAYEQTRPHTRKQVTPYAYWTNSARYVPYRYKGLITGGAAGPANTPAFPGITYFGPGAENVHITQLGQMLIERGAEKYYGEGPGPHWGDADRLATQAFQRAQGWSGADANGLPGPRTWKLLVSGVGKNIPGAGPASGPASGSLEASGPASGSLEASGPASGSLEASGPASGSLEASGPASGSLEASGPASGSAPDPASGGATAMAAPTEPTGPTDFPGRGYFRPGQSNAYVEKLGRQLRKKGFGSHYTSGPAPRWHEADRRNVEAFQRAQGWSGADANGYPGPETWRRLFE; encoded by the coding sequence ATGATCTCCAGGAACTTCACGATGCCGGTGTTCGAGGAATTCGAGCCCCTGATCGACTGCGGTTGCCCTGGCTGCGTCCAGCGGCGGCGTGAGCGCGGGCACACCCTGCCCCCGCGGGCCGGCGGCCACCCGGCCGCACGCGGCGCTCGCCGCGCCCTGGTGCTGGTCACCGCCGCGGGCATGGCCCTCGCCGGGGGCGGGGGATCCATCGCGGCGGCACACGCTCCGGCCGGCCGGTCGCACCCCGGACCGCCGCAGCCCGCCCGGGCGAACCCCCAGTCGGACACCCCGCAGGGCAGGGCGAGCGCGCTCCACGGCGGTCGCCAAGGCAACCCGGGCCCTCCACTCGGTCCGGCCGCGCTGCCCCGGACGACCCGGGCCGACATCATCAACCGCGCCAAGAAGTGGGTGGAGGCGTCGGTTCCGTACAGCATGTCGGGCTACTGGACGGACGGCTATCGCCAGGACTGCTCCGGATTCGTCTCGATGGCCTGGGGCCTCGGAGCCAACCAATGGACGGGCAGCCTCGCCCGCTTCGCGACACCGCTGAGGCTGGAAGAGCTGCAGCCGGGCGACATGCTGCTCTTCCACAACCCGGCCAATCCGATGAACGGCTCCCATGTCGTGATCTTCGGTGGCTGGACGGACTACCGGAAGACCTCCTACATCGCGTACGAGCAGACCAGGCCGCACACCCGCAAGCAGGTCACTCCCTACGCCTACTGGACCAACTCCGCCCGGTACGTTCCCTACCGCTACAAGGGCCTGATCACCGGTGGCGCCGCGGGACCGGCGAACACCCCGGCGTTCCCGGGCATCACGTACTTCGGCCCCGGTGCGGAGAACGTGCACATCACCCAGCTCGGCCAGATGCTGATCGAGCGCGGTGCCGAGAAGTACTACGGAGAGGGCCCGGGACCACACTGGGGCGACGCGGACCGGCTGGCCACCCAGGCGTTCCAGCGCGCCCAGGGCTGGAGCGGCGCCGACGCGAACGGGCTGCCGGGGCCCAGGACCTGGAAGCTGCTGGTCAGCGGGGTGGGCAAGAACATCCCGGGCGCGGGGCCGGCCTCGGGCCCGGCCTCGGGTTCGCTTGAGGCCTCGGGCCCGGCCTCGGGTTCGCTTGAGGCCTCGGGCCCGGCCTCGGGTTCGCTTGAGGCCTCGGGCCCGGCCTCGGGTTCGCTTGAGGCCTCGGGCCCGGCCTCGGGTTCGCTTGAGGCCTCGGGCCCGGCCTCGGGTTCGGCACCGGACCCGGCATCCGGCGGCGCGACCGCGATGGCCGCCCCCACCGAACCCACCGGTCCCACCGATTTCCCGGGCAGGGGGTACTTCCGGCCCGGTCAGTCCAATGCGTACGTCGAGAAGCTCGGCCGGCAGCTCCGGAAGAAGGGCTTCGGCTCCCACTACACATCCGGCCCGGCCCCGCGCTGGCACGAGGCCGACCGGCGCAACGTCGAGGCGTTCCAGCGCGCCCAGGGCTGGAGCGGCGCCGACGCGAACGGCTACCCCGGCCCCGAAACCTGGCGACGGCTCTTCGAATGA
- a CDS encoding putative bifunctional diguanylate cyclase/phosphodiesterase — protein sequence MLRRIATDPRHQRDYQAAFNAARLAMAVVGDDGLVVAANDALAELFGTERTALRDRTAADLVDLGDDSRTWDAYHEVLHGLRTRFRCTRRLKHPDGRSLWAEVTVAPVPGTGRVLLSVADISDRRELQAQVRHLQMHDPVTRLPNRTLFFERLSAALTAPAESGGGTGRIGICYLDLDGFKAVNDTLGHHVGDQLLTAVADRLTQCADSDGYTRTGGHLVARLGGDEFALLVEDSAGTEQLADLATSVLAALQQPFDLAGQRLSVSASIGVVERDAAGTSATGLMQAADTTLYWAKADGKARWTLFDPERNAHRMTRQALASSLRPAIEDGEFALEYQPLVSLEDGAVRGVEALVRWNHPQFGTLTPNRFIGIAEEDGSIVQLGRWVLRTACRQARRWQIDHPDTPPIFVSVNVAVRQVWDSDLVADVAEILADTGLAPQLLQLELTESAVMGSAGRPLQALQALSDMGVHIAIDDFGTGYSNLAYLSRLPVSVLKLDGSFVRGFRYDEGVHPNPADETIVEAMVQLAHRLGLTVTAECVETAGQAARLRRIGCDTGQGWLYSRAVTADRIAAMLGTSPGPTSVTSLSGV from the coding sequence ATGCTGCGGCGGATTGCCACCGACCCGCGCCACCAGCGCGACTATCAGGCGGCCTTCAACGCCGCCCGCCTCGCCATGGCCGTCGTCGGCGACGACGGCCTCGTCGTCGCCGCCAACGACGCCCTCGCCGAGCTCTTCGGCACCGAACGCACCGCCCTGCGGGACCGGACCGCGGCCGACCTCGTCGACCTCGGCGACGACTCCCGCACCTGGGACGCCTACCACGAGGTGCTGCACGGCCTGCGAACCCGCTTCCGCTGCACCCGGCGGCTCAAGCACCCGGACGGACGCTCACTGTGGGCCGAGGTCACGGTCGCTCCCGTGCCCGGGACCGGCCGGGTACTGCTGTCGGTCGCCGACATCAGCGACCGCCGGGAGCTCCAGGCGCAGGTGCGCCACCTCCAGATGCACGACCCGGTCACCCGGCTGCCGAACCGCACCCTCTTCTTCGAACGGCTCTCCGCCGCGCTCACCGCCCCCGCCGAGAGCGGCGGCGGCACCGGCCGCATCGGCATCTGCTACCTGGACCTCGACGGCTTCAAAGCCGTCAACGACACCCTCGGCCACCATGTGGGCGACCAACTGCTGACCGCCGTGGCCGACCGGCTCACCCAGTGTGCCGACAGCGACGGCTACACCCGCACCGGCGGCCACCTCGTCGCCCGGCTCGGCGGCGACGAGTTCGCCCTCCTCGTCGAGGACTCCGCCGGTACGGAACAACTCGCCGACCTCGCCACATCCGTACTGGCCGCGCTCCAGCAGCCGTTCGACCTCGCCGGGCAGCGGCTCTCCGTGTCGGCGTCCATCGGCGTCGTCGAACGCGACGCGGCCGGGACGAGCGCCACCGGGCTGATGCAGGCCGCCGACACCACGCTGTACTGGGCCAAGGCCGACGGAAAGGCCCGCTGGACCCTCTTCGACCCCGAGCGCAACGCGCACCGGATGACAAGGCAGGCCCTGGCCAGCTCCCTCCGGCCGGCCATCGAGGACGGCGAGTTCGCCCTGGAGTACCAGCCGCTGGTGAGCCTCGAGGACGGGGCGGTACGGGGCGTGGAGGCCCTGGTCCGCTGGAACCACCCGCAGTTCGGCACGCTGACGCCGAATCGGTTCATCGGAATCGCCGAAGAGGACGGATCGATCGTCCAGCTGGGCCGTTGGGTGCTGCGGACCGCCTGCCGACAGGCCAGACGCTGGCAGATCGACCACCCCGACACCCCGCCGATCTTCGTCAGCGTCAATGTCGCGGTACGTCAGGTCTGGGACTCCGACCTGGTCGCCGATGTGGCCGAGATCCTCGCGGACACCGGGCTGGCGCCCCAGCTGCTCCAGCTGGAGCTGACCGAGTCCGCGGTGATGGGCTCGGCCGGCCGGCCGCTCCAGGCCCTCCAGGCTCTGAGCGACATGGGCGTCCACATCGCCATCGACGACTTCGGCACGGGCTACTCCAACCTCGCGTACCTGAGCCGGCTGCCGGTCTCCGTGCTGAAGCTGGACGGATCGTTCGTACGAGGTTTCCGGTACGACGAGGGGGTGCACCCCAACCCGGCCGACGAGACGATCGTCGAAGCGATGGTCCAGCTCGCGCACCGGCTGGGGCTCACGGTCACCGCGGAATGCGTGGAAACGGCGGGCCAGGCGGCCCGGCTGCGCAGGATCGGCTGCGACACGGGCCAGGGCTGGCTCTACTCACGGGCGGTCACCGCGGACCGTATCGCCGCGATGCTGGGCACGAGCCCGGGCCCCACGTCGGTCACGAGCCTGTCCGGCGTGTGA